The Bombus huntii isolate Logan2020A chromosome 11, iyBomHunt1.1, whole genome shotgun sequence genome includes a window with the following:
- the LOC126871313 gene encoding uncharacterized protein LOC126871313 — MSSLIVMHNSRIMLLEVAVKNLYMPWSDVFDSALMKRTVIMFRMLDDEWTTLSPNRRDYRSYRGSNYENEQFYGGRSVLFSVPETMFEEKMSGVDLQLYVYKGVSKYFELEPRRNFGFALVRMDDLFNGIIKDLCERKELEGYFSAALEREPISRSTRGTFVLLDEDLQATDATIELYIRISYLGKCIITEVHSPTSIQRAFYAREETDDHYQYQFRELNTMDLESFCWGSLTIIPPLHPDNLICRCKDLVDKLVGVATQTKKARKRKRDEFDLMLRMAHVQKLLALMKEMRKNRPDVMPPAETKRVCPPSPSPCICPTVCPPVCVYTMPSVCSTPCQQTTVYCLP, encoded by the exons ATGTCGTCCCTGATCGTAATGCACAACTCGCGAATTATGCTGTTGGAGGTAGCTGTGAAAAAT CTGTACATGCCATGGTCCGACGTGTTCGACTCTGCGCTTATGAAGAGGACTGTCATAATGTTTCGAATGCTGGATGACGAATGGACAACGTTGTCGCCGAATCGACGAGACTATCGTTCGTATCGTGGCTCTAATTACGAGAACGAACAATTTTATGGCGGCAGATCCGTGCTGTTCTCCGTGCCGGAAACTATGTTCGAGGAGAAAATGTCCGGAGTAGATCTGCAGCTGTATGTGTACAAAGGAGTGTCCAAGTATTTCGAGCTGGAGCCACGACGGAATTTCGGATTCGCCCTCGTCAGGATGGACGATCTGTTTAACGGTATTATCAAGGACCTCTGCGAACGGAAGGAGCTGGAGGGTTATTTTTCTGCCGCACTGGAGCGGGAACCTATATCAAG GTCGACACGCGGCACGTTCGTTCTGCTGGATGAGGATTTACAAGCAACCGACGCCACCATCGAGCTCTACATACGCATCAGTTACTTGGGCAAATGCATCATAACCGAAGTACACTCCCCTACGAGCATACAAAGAGCATTCTACGCACGCGAGGAAACCGACGACCATTACCAATATCAATTCCGGGAATTAAATACTATGGATCTGGAATCCTTTTGTTGGGGCAGCTTGACGATCATCCCGCCCCTTCATCCTGACAATTTGATCTGTCGATGCAAAGATCTCGTGGACAAATTAGTGGGAGTGGCGACGCAGACGAAAAAGGCGAGAAAACGCAAACGCGACGAATTCGATTTAATGCTCAGAATGGCTCATGTACAGAAACTATTGGCCTTGATGAAAGAGATGAGAAAAAATCGTCCAGACGTAATGCCGCCCGCGGAAACGAAGAGAGTTTGCCCACCGTCACCGTCACCGTGTATCTGCCCCACGGTGTGTCCACCTGTCTGCGTTTACACTATGCCCTCCGTTTGTTCCACTCCCTGTCAGCAGACAACCGTTTACTGTCTACCATGA